In Setaria viridis chromosome 5, Setaria_viridis_v4.0, whole genome shotgun sequence, the genomic stretch GGATATGataattattttaaatatatttaTCAAACATAGCCAAAACATACTTTTATGAAACATGTTCTCAAAATAATATTCATGCCATTTTCAAAGATCAAATTCAACCTATAGAaactaatttttaaataaagtTAAGATGGATTGACAAAACCTCAAAACTATTGTGAGCAGTTACGGTTTAATGATCAGAATAGCTGATACACCTAAAGCTAAATCTAATGTAATGAAAAAGAAGTTACATAGTTTCTTAAATTTTGGAACAAAATATTTACAAGTGGCATAAAGCCAAGTAAGCGCCAAACAAAGACTATAAACAATGAGCTTGGGGCTTGCTAGTTTATGGGCGACCGGACCGAGGCTTTTGTCTGGTCGATTTCGGACAGCTTGTCGGTCCGACCAGTGCATTGACCCACGTGACGAGAGTCCATGCCTCCTCATTCACTTTTAAAATaacaagaaaaaataaatgaacaaaaaatatttgcaaaacttctaataaaatttatatgacaaaactctaatacaaattatttGTGTGCAAAATGTTTGTTAACGAACTTTTATAgaaaaatttgaaacaaaactagaggaaaaaaattgcaaaaaaatatttgggataaaagttttgaaaaaaaaagatgttttgaaaataaatattgaaaaaaaattgtgagaAAATTTAGGAACAAAATATTCATGAAAAAAATCTTGAaagaaaatttagaaaataatttGGAAAAAATAGGCCCGGCGGGACCGCTTGCAGAGCCAGCGGGAGAGCTCGGCCTCAAGCATGCGCCACCGCTCCTTGCGGAGGAGATCGCCCTAGGGACCGTGCGCTGCCACTCTCGGAAGGGGAGTTCTCCCCCGACCTGGCGACGCCTCCCTGCATGGGAGCTCGCCCCAAGAACAATGCGCCGCTACTCCTGGTGGAAAAGCTCTCCCCCGGCCTAGCGCCGCTACTTCCGGCATTGGAGCTCGTCGCAGGGgccacgcgccgccgctctGGGAGCTCGCtgcggcccgccgccgctgccgcgcctgATCACCGCGGCATGCTCGTTGCTCCCCATGGCCCCCCGCCTCTGAAGGTCGCCATCGTCATCAAGATGCCACTTCTTCGCCGAATCCGAGGTAGGGAGCCGTGGGGAATGGTTGAATGGAGGGCTTCGAggtgaagaaagagaaagagaagagagagagaaagaggggagCAGTGAAACGGAAGAGACAGCTATTCCCCGACACATTGATAGTGGGTGGACGCGTGTGATTAGATCGACCGCTTGTTTCCAAACCGCCGATCGGCTGTAACATTAGCTTTGCACAAAAGTAGCCTTCTATACTTGCATATTCTCAAGTGTTTtatactctctccatcccaaattataattgattttattattttaagatttatgatttttattttttatctagATATAGCGTATATTTAAGTGTCGTAGCAAAAATTGTGAAtccagaaaaatcaaaacaatttATTTTTGTGAATccagaaaaattaaaacaatttataatttaggacggaaaGAGTATGATATAGTAGATTGTAGGGTTTAGCCGCAGCCTTCTCTCAACCCTTAGCCGCAGCTCGCAGGCGTTGTACCGGCGATAGTCTGCTACTTAAAATCCCTGATGTCAACCATGCTCGTGTTGCGGCCTTGCAGGTGAAGAAAACGTGGAGGCCCAAGTAGCCCGCTGCCCGCCGGGTGGGCGCGCCTAGCTAGCTATGCGCGACCTCGCGCAACGCACCGGCACGCGCCCTGTGCCCTCGTGAGCACACTTAGCATATGCCACTAAATATTCGGGGAACCGCGGGACGGCCGACAACCTCCCCGCCAACCGGCACTCCTCGTCTCTTCCCCTATATCAcgagcacccccaccacccTTCACAATCAACAATCGGGCCAATAAATTAGTAGCCAACGATCGATTGTACTGGGGGATTATcagtaattactaattagtaGGTGCGAGTCGATTGGCGGAGGAGATGAAGTTCGGCAAGTGGCTCAAGAGGCAGATCGAGCAGAGCCTCCCGGAGTGGCGGGATCAGTTCCTGCGCTACAAGGAGCTCAAGCGCTGCGTCAACGCCGTCTCCGGAGGCtgcccgccgtcgccggtggaggaggccgagtTCATCGCCACACTCGACGCCGAGATGGAGAAGATCAACGCCTTCTTCctcgagcaggaggaggagttcATCATCCACCACCGGGAGCTGCAGGAGGACATCAGCAGGGCGCTGGACCGCAAGGCCGCCGGGCTAGTGACGCCGGGGCAGCACGAGGCCGCGGTCGCCGCCATCCGCAGGGAGATCGTCAACTTCCACGGGGTCATGGTGCTGCTCCTCAACTACAGCAGCATCAACTACATAGGTAGCGTGATTGATTAACCAGAGCCATCAGCACAAAGATTCGTCTTCCTTCTTGGTTCGTTTTCTCATGAACAACTccggccaaaaaaaaaaaaaaaaactccggCGGCCATGGCTTTGCAGGTCTGGCCAAGATCCTGAAGAAGCACGACAAGCGCACGGGCGCGGTGCTCCGGCTGCCGGTGATCGAGGCGGTGCTGGAGCAGCCCTTCTTCGAGACGGAGACGGTGTCGCAGCTGGTGCGGGAGTGCGAGGCCATGATGGAGGCCGTGTTCCCGGAGGCGCCCGAgggccaggcggcggcgcgccaggACCAGga encodes the following:
- the LOC117855647 gene encoding SPX domain-containing protein 6, translated to MKFGKWLKRQIEQSLPEWRDQFLRYKELKRCVNAVSGGCPPSPVEEAEFIATLDAEMEKINAFFLEQEEEFIIHHRELQEDISRALDRKAAGLVTPGQHEAAVAAIRREIVNFHGVMVLLLNYSSINYIGLAKILKKHDKRTGAVLRLPVIEAVLEQPFFETETVSQLVRECEAMMEAVFPEAPEGQAAARQDQEALAVAEQSIFRNTVAALLTMEDVRAWSSTRGRHSLPPLNLPDSDWLRSFQQAAPIPTQ